In Paractinoplanes brasiliensis, the following proteins share a genomic window:
- the srmL gene encoding PheS-related mystery ligase SrmL, with translation MLPSTLAADLAVRDLTDPAAGPHAIQAVVGAVLEAAQARYPHAVVVAHRGARIVDVADNYDHLGYSPTAAARDSRYTRYVDERRMLRSQTSALIPGALRKVPPTEALLVCPGMVYRRDSIDRLHTGTPHQLDLWWISPPASPPPAPAALVTLVKAVVEAALPGAEWRTTPATHPYTTDGLEIQARSGDTWVEIGECGVAAPHVVGLDRHGLALGLGLDRLLMLRKNVDDIRLLRSTDPRVSDQMLDLTPYRPVSAQPAARRDLSVALPADVTAEDLGDRVRHLLGPDAHLVEEVAIESITPPAALPPAARHRLDIRDGEVNVLLRVVLRDLHRALPKQTANTLRDRLYVGLMRRPSTP, from the coding sequence ATGCTCCCTTCCACGCTCGCCGCCGACCTGGCCGTACGCGACCTCACCGACCCCGCCGCGGGCCCGCACGCGATCCAGGCGGTCGTCGGCGCCGTCCTCGAAGCGGCACAAGCCCGCTATCCGCACGCCGTCGTGGTCGCGCACCGCGGCGCCCGGATTGTCGACGTGGCCGACAACTACGACCACCTCGGCTACAGCCCCACGGCGGCGGCCCGGGACAGCCGCTACACCCGATATGTCGACGAGCGGCGCATGCTGCGTTCTCAGACATCAGCCCTCATCCCGGGCGCGTTGCGGAAAGTGCCCCCAACCGAGGCGCTGCTCGTGTGTCCGGGCATGGTCTACCGCCGCGACTCCATCGACCGCCTGCACACCGGCACGCCCCACCAACTCGACCTGTGGTGGATCAGTCCCCCAGCGTCCCCGCCACCCGCCCCGGCCGCCCTCGTGACGCTGGTCAAGGCTGTCGTGGAGGCGGCTCTGCCCGGCGCCGAATGGCGGACCACCCCGGCAACACATCCCTACACGACCGACGGCCTGGAGATCCAGGCCCGGTCCGGCGACACCTGGGTGGAGATCGGCGAGTGCGGCGTAGCGGCCCCGCATGTCGTGGGCCTTGACCGGCACGGGCTGGCTCTCGGGTTGGGTCTCGACCGTCTGCTGATGCTGCGCAAGAACGTCGACGACATCCGCCTGCTGCGCTCCACGGACCCGCGGGTGAGCGACCAGATGCTCGACCTGACGCCGTACCGCCCGGTTTCGGCCCAGCCCGCGGCCCGCCGGGACCTCTCGGTCGCCCTGCCCGCCGACGTGACAGCCGAAGACCTGGGCGACCGAGTGCGGCACCTGCTCGGCCCCGACGCTCACCTGGTCGAAGAGGTAGCCATCGAGTCGATCACCCCACCCGCCGCGTTGCCGCCCGCCGCCCGCCACCGCCTCGACATCCGCGACGGCGAGGTCAACGTGCTCCTCCGCGTCGTGCTGCGCGACCTGCACCGCGCCTTGCCCAAGCAGACCGCCAACACCCTCCGCGACCGCCTCTACGTGGGTCTGATGCGCCGGCCCTCCACCCCGTAA
- a CDS encoding cob(I)yrinic acid a,c-diamide adenosyltransferase — protein MAVHLTRIYTRAGDAGQTRLGNNEVAGKTDPRIVAYADADECNAAIGVALALGDLPADVRKVLTAIQNDLFDVGADLCNPETENPPYPPLRITEEYVTRLEGWCDEFNERLPALDSFILPGGTAGAALLHVARTVARRAERSTWALLQTDPSRTGDLPAKYLNRLSDLLFILSRIANPGGDVKWVPGGGAA, from the coding sequence ATGGCTGTTCACCTGACTCGCATCTACACCCGTGCCGGCGACGCCGGGCAGACCCGCCTCGGCAACAACGAGGTCGCCGGCAAGACCGATCCGCGCATCGTGGCGTACGCGGACGCCGACGAGTGCAACGCCGCGATCGGGGTGGCGCTGGCGCTCGGCGACCTGCCGGCCGACGTCCGCAAGGTGCTCACCGCCATCCAGAACGATCTTTTCGACGTCGGGGCCGACCTGTGCAACCCCGAGACGGAGAACCCGCCGTACCCGCCGCTGCGGATCACCGAGGAGTACGTGACCCGGCTCGAGGGGTGGTGCGACGAGTTCAACGAGCGCCTGCCCGCCCTCGACAGCTTCATCCTGCCCGGTGGCACCGCCGGGGCGGCCCTGCTGCACGTGGCCCGCACGGTCGCGCGCCGGGCCGAACGCTCGACGTGGGCCCTGCTGCAGACCGACCCCTCCCGTACGGGCGACCTGCCCGCGAAGTACCTGAACCGCCTCTCCGACCTGCTCTTCATCCTGTCCCGCATCGCCAACCCGGGCGGCGACGTGAAGTGGGTCCCCGGGGGCGGCGCGGCCTGA
- the murA gene encoding UDP-N-acetylglucosamine 1-carboxyvinyltransferase, giving the protein MARVDVIRVKGGTPLTGEVTVGGAKNSALKLMAVALLAPGRSVVENVPRITDIAIMAEVLRRLGCQVSLEGGQATIDVPDNPGSEADYDLVRRLRASICVLGPLLARTGYVRVALPGGDMIGSRGLDMHVSGLARMGAQISGEHGFVIASAPGGLRGGKIWLDFPSVGATENLLMAAVLAKGVTEIDNAAREPEIVDICEMLIAMGARIDGAGTSTLTIEGVDELKPVRHRTVGDRIVGGTWAFASAMTRGDVTVQGVRPEFLDVALDKLVTAGATVEPGDNQFRVRMTDRPQAVDIVTLPYPGFATDLLPMAIGLAAVAGGSSLITENIFDGRFMFVNEMVRLGADIRTDGHHAVVNGRERLSGAPVRATDIRAGAGLVIAGLCAEGVTEVGEVHHIDRGYPDFVADLAKLGVEVERADVPEPTFDF; this is encoded by the coding sequence ATGGCCCGCGTGGATGTGATCAGGGTGAAGGGCGGCACGCCGCTGACCGGTGAGGTCACTGTGGGTGGCGCGAAGAACTCGGCGCTCAAGCTGATGGCGGTGGCGTTGCTCGCGCCGGGCCGCAGCGTCGTCGAGAACGTTCCGCGGATCACCGACATCGCCATCATGGCCGAGGTGCTGCGCCGGTTGGGCTGCCAGGTGTCGCTCGAGGGCGGCCAGGCGACCATCGACGTGCCGGACAACCCGGGCAGTGAGGCCGACTACGACCTGGTCCGCCGTCTGCGCGCGTCGATCTGCGTGCTTGGCCCGCTCCTCGCCCGTACGGGATATGTCCGTGTCGCCCTCCCCGGCGGCGACATGATCGGTTCCCGCGGCCTCGACATGCACGTCTCCGGCCTGGCCCGGATGGGGGCGCAGATCTCCGGCGAGCACGGCTTCGTCATCGCCTCGGCGCCGGGCGGTCTGCGCGGCGGCAAGATCTGGCTGGACTTCCCCAGCGTCGGCGCCACCGAGAACCTGCTGATGGCGGCGGTGCTTGCCAAGGGCGTGACCGAGATCGACAACGCGGCCCGCGAGCCCGAGATCGTCGACATCTGCGAGATGCTGATCGCGATGGGCGCCCGGATCGACGGGGCCGGCACGTCGACGCTCACCATCGAGGGGGTGGACGAGCTCAAGCCCGTACGCCACCGCACCGTTGGCGACCGCATCGTCGGCGGCACCTGGGCTTTCGCCTCGGCCATGACCCGCGGCGACGTGACGGTCCAGGGTGTGCGGCCCGAGTTCCTCGACGTCGCGCTCGACAAACTGGTCACGGCGGGCGCCACGGTCGAGCCGGGCGACAACCAGTTCCGCGTACGGATGACCGACCGCCCTCAAGCCGTCGACATCGTGACCCTGCCGTACCCGGGTTTCGCGACCGACCTGCTGCCGATGGCGATCGGCCTGGCCGCGGTGGCCGGTGGCTCCTCGCTGATCACCGAGAACATCTTCGACGGCCGGTTCATGTTCGTGAACGAGATGGTGCGGCTCGGCGCCGACATCCGTACGGACGGGCATCACGCGGTGGTCAACGGGCGGGAACGGCTGTCCGGGGCGCCGGTGCGGGCCACCGACATCCGGGCCGGGGCGGGTCTGGTCATCGCCGGGCTGTGCGCCGAGGGCGTGACCGAGGTGGGTGAGGTGCACCACATCGACCGCGGCTACCCCGACTTCGTGGCCGACCTGGCCAAGCTGGGTGTCGAGGTGGAAAGGGCCGATGTGCCGGAGCCGACGTTCGATTTCTAG
- a CDS encoding VOC family protein, giving the protein MLHHVELWVPDLAGALEPWGWLLGSLGWQPYQDWPGGRSWLHDDVYLVLEQSPALSGSVHDRLAPGLNHLAFTVDGPAEVDRLTAASSSHGWTLLFPDRHPRAGGPTSYAAYLEDAWGFEVELQSAPPTRKSA; this is encoded by the coding sequence ATGCTGCACCACGTGGAGCTCTGGGTGCCCGACCTGGCCGGCGCGCTGGAGCCGTGGGGCTGGCTGCTGGGTTCCCTGGGCTGGCAGCCGTACCAGGACTGGCCCGGCGGCCGTTCCTGGCTTCATGACGACGTCTACCTGGTGCTCGAACAGTCCCCCGCGCTCTCCGGCAGCGTGCACGACCGGCTCGCCCCCGGCCTCAACCACCTTGCCTTCACCGTGGACGGCCCGGCCGAGGTCGACCGCCTCACCGCCGCTTCGTCGTCGCACGGCTGGACCCTGCTGTTCCCCGACCGCCATCCACGGGCGGGCGGCCCCACCTCGTACGCGGCCTACCTCGAGGACGCCTGGGGCTTCGAGGTCGAACTGCAGTCCGCCCCGCCCACCCGGAAAAGCGCGTGA